One genomic window of Candidatus Pseudobacter hemicellulosilyticus includes the following:
- a CDS encoding glycosyltransferase family 9 protein, with the protein MAQKILVIQTAFIGDVVLATGLLEKLHAFFPEAELDMMVRKGNESLLSGHPYLRQVLVWDKKKGKLKNLFRLWQQVRRRRYDKVINIQRFAATGLLTAFSGARETIGFNKNPLSWAFSKKIPHVISDGQHTYHEIERNNELIRSFTDPTPWKPRLYPSATDQAAVQQWVRPHYITISPASVWFTKMYPAEKWSRFIDQLDPETTVYLLGGPGDKALAETIRQQTGNPHVTNLCGQLNFLQSTALQQQAFMNYVNDSAPMHFASSVNAPVTAVYCSTLPSFGFGPLSDKSYIVEIPEPLDCRPCGLHGRKACPLGHFDCAWKIREEQLLQPLQA; encoded by the coding sequence TTGGCACAAAAGATCCTCGTTATTCAGACAGCATTCATCGGCGACGTGGTCCTGGCAACAGGGCTGCTGGAAAAACTGCATGCCTTTTTCCCCGAAGCCGAGCTGGATATGATGGTGCGCAAAGGCAATGAATCCCTGCTCAGCGGCCATCCCTATCTGCGCCAGGTGCTGGTCTGGGATAAAAAGAAGGGCAAGCTCAAAAACCTGTTCCGCCTCTGGCAGCAGGTGCGCCGCCGCCGCTACGACAAGGTCATCAATATCCAGCGCTTTGCCGCCACCGGCCTGCTCACCGCTTTTTCCGGCGCCAGGGAAACCATCGGGTTCAACAAAAACCCCCTCAGCTGGGCCTTCAGCAAAAAGATCCCCCATGTCATCAGCGATGGCCAGCACACTTACCACGAAATTGAACGCAATAACGAGCTGATCAGATCCTTTACGGACCCTACACCCTGGAAACCGAGATTGTATCCATCGGCTACCGACCAGGCAGCCGTGCAGCAATGGGTCAGGCCACATTATATTACTATCTCGCCGGCTTCGGTCTGGTTCACCAAAATGTATCCCGCGGAAAAATGGAGCCGCTTCATTGACCAGCTGGACCCGGAGACAACAGTGTACCTGCTGGGCGGTCCTGGCGATAAAGCCCTGGCGGAGACCATCCGTCAGCAGACCGGTAACCCCCATGTCACCAACCTCTGCGGCCAGCTCAATTTCCTGCAATCCACCGCCCTCCAGCAGCAGGCGTTCATGAATTATGTGAATGATTCCGCGCCCATGCATTTTGCCTCTTCCGTGAATGCACCGGTCACAGCGGTTTATTGTTCCACCCTTCCTTCTTTCGGGTTCGGGCCGTTGTCTGATAAAAGTTATATCGTGGAGATCCCGGAGCCGCTGGACTGTCGCCCCTGCGGACTGCACGGCCGGAAAGCCTGTCCCCTGGGGCATTTTGACTGCGCCTGGAAGATCAGGGAAGAGCAATTGCTGCAACCGTTACAGGCGTAA